The Triticum aestivum cultivar Chinese Spring chromosome 6D, IWGSC CS RefSeq v2.1, whole genome shotgun sequence genomic sequence GTTCGGTGCTCGATCTACGGATCAATTCAAGAAATACATTCTCAAGTCTAGGAGGTATAGCCTAGTTGCAGGAATCTGCATCAACATGCTTACCAACTCTCCTCTCTGTCGTGTTATGCTGGTGAGCAATCTAATCTAGATCAAATCACACTTGCATCTTCATAGGTCCTGGGATGATCTGTAGGTGTCGATTTGTTTTTGTTTCTACAACATTTCACAACATGATGCGACATTGCCAGTCTCGGTCGAGCGCCAGCGCGCTTGTTACATCGAGTGGTGGTGCTTTGGAAATAATAGAGTAAGCATATTTGGCTAACTCGGGTAGACGTCTAGTCATGATATACGAGTTTTAAATAGCGGATTAGGGTCGACATAGCAGATTTCGGATAGCAGGTGATATTGCGGGCTCTATGTCCATATAGAGGATTTGCAGAAACACTCATGTTTTGAGATTATTTGTATATTTCTATACCATGAATAACAAAAATGTCATTTACTTTGAGCGATCGTGTGCTTGGATTTATAATTAACATCATTGTTTATATAAGTATACAAAATATAGCTATAATCTAACATCATTTATATAAGTATTAATCATATTGACAATAACTAATCAATCACTTACATAATTGCATAGGCAACTAGCattaagaaaaaaaaatcaagTTTCGAACAAATAGCGGTGCGATATCCCTGCTATTGCGGTCTAACAACCGCTATTGCGACCACATCATGACAACATGTTATTTTCTATCGCTATCTGGAATAAATAGCGCTAGACTGGTGCTAGCGGCCGCTATCTCTGCTATTTGCATGTGAGTATACCCAATGCCATCTTCTTCTCCGGGTCATGAATCCTTAGGGATCGGGGTATCGAAACTTCCTAGCTGAGATCGATGGTTTCCCGGCTGCCTATGTGGATACTACTTCTAGTCCTAATGATTGTGCAAAACTCCAGTGCGGAAAACATCAGGGGGGGGGCGTGTGTTTATCCTCCTATGTGGAATGGAGAGGATAGAGAACTCTCTATGTATTGGATTGTATTTTTCCTTATTTAGGTATTTTATTGTAATGACTTTTGATTAATATAGAGCTACGGCCTCCTTCAAATTTTTTAAGCTGATATATGTCAAATGTAAAAAGACAAGCATGACAACCCATGAGAATGTGTCTAAGAAAACGCTCGAGTTATTCTATTTCTACCAGTTGATTTGGTATTTTTCCTCGTGTTATTCTATTTCTACCAATTGATTTGGGTTTTTTTTCAAGAAAAAAGTTGATTCATTATTAGAATTCAATGAGTAACTGGTTCAACATGTTATTGCGTGAAACAGACTTTTCACATTACATTATCCTCCATAAGATTTTAGCAAGTTGAAAAGTACAACAGGCTTTGAGTGGTATCATTGTCCCTGGCAGCCATTCTGTCACTTCATTTGTCCATCAGAGCGGAGGAAGAGTCACTAGTACATAGTAGGGCTATGAACACAGTTTGGACCCCTAATTGCACACAGTCCCGAAACCGTGTGCTCAAGTGGGTTGGGGATTTGGGGGGGGGTTCCATCGTTGTTCAATGAGAAAACGTCTGCTAGTAGTAAATCGTCACACATGATTGCAATATCAGGAATTGTGTGCGATTACGAACACAATCACTCACAATTCAATAAGTTGAAAACCCCTGCAAGAATGTACCTATCGCTGACAGTTTTTGGCACAAGAATCGTTAGCGAAAATTGTAATCATCACACACGATTTTTTTTCCATTTAGAAACATATGCGTTAATCAGTCCATCGCTCATGCACCTTTTTATGAAAACCTTTGGATTGTAGTTAAACATTGCACACACTTTGGTTTACTTAAACTTGTTCAATGCCATTATTAGCACAATTGTTTTTTCTCTTTAATTTAATACATGCAAATCATATTAAATTTAATACATGTAATTCGTTGGTGTAACGCTAATGTGTGCACTATGACGAAGTCGTCCACTCAGTTGGGCCGGTCTAAGTGCACATGCAAATTCTTCTTCCTGGCCTTATTACCTATGCCATTGAGCTTTTCAACGTGCTTATTATGGGGCAGACCTATCAATACGACGAATTCCATGTGGTCTTTGCGGTCAGAAAGCCCTAGATTATTCTTTCATGCAGATGAGACCTGTTATGGACGTATACTTGAGGATCCCATTTAACTTTTCGTACGGGAACATGTTGTGCAGGAATCCTATCCTTAGGTCGGTGATGTCCTCGACACTGTGAATCAGTAGTTGTATCGTGATGTCGAATGGGGATGGGAAGTGCGGAGCTAAATCCGGCAGATCTTCGATAGGGccgtagggggtcccaagctggtGATCTCGGGTTCATGGTAATAGGACGGAGAAGAGACAcggtatttacccaggtttgggccctctcgaagaggtaaaaccctacagcGTGCTTGTAGTGTATTGACTGTGGATGGGGTATAAAGTAcaggttgatctacctcgagattgtataTGTGAATGAATGTATCTCTATGGTCTAAACCCCTCAGCTTATAGAGACACTGGGGTACCTAGAGTTGCACCTAGGTCGGTTACATAGAGGAATAAACATGCTGAGCATCACATCATGCCTTAGAGCATGCGCCAAGTCTATAGATTCCATCTTGAGTACGTCATGTGGCCTGAAAAGTGTGGCCAACTGGTTGGTAgtttgggggtcctcggcccaacccATGTTGGGGGCCGACGTGGTTAGCACCACCTTATGTAGGACACCATTAGGAAGTTCATCTCAAGCTCACATAATATGTTGGTTTTTGCCTTGATGTCTGTAAGATCCAATGTGACACTGAGGCAGTTGTGTTTTGGCTTTGCATCTGCATGCAGTGGAGTTTTCGAGTGTTTCTCAGTTGTCGCAAGTTTGACAGCCTCTCTACAAGCCCCTCTCTTATTTGTAGTCACTTCCACAATCAATCTTGCACATGAGGGTCCTAGACCTCCGTCCAACAAGCCGACCATTCATGTatgcattcggtttgtaggaaaCGCATACGGGAATTTCATAGGAATACGGTTGTTTGTGCTGCGGCCCCAGCGAGCTGGTTGTATTGGTTGGTTGTtgttttataatataaagcggagAGACCCTTTTTCATCAATTTCACAGAAATACTATTCATTTCTTGTGTTTTGAGGGAAATCTACCTATTCACTCAAACCTCATTTTGTGCGTAACAGCAAGGCAAGACAATTTTTTAGGATGACAAGTGTCATCCTATCAACTTCCAATACTATTTCTAAATCCTACTTTCTTCAAACCGAATGAGGCCTAAATCTGTGACAAACTCTGCATGTCACCAGCCTGCATGAACAGCGTGACCCAGAAGTCCATCTCATCGTTGCTCGACGGCGATGCGCTATCTACGCCGAAGGTGTCGCTGATTTCCATCCCGGAACCGGAGTTGTCCACCGACATCCCCAGTGTCTCCGACCAGAAACTGTCGTCGATCTGGAACTCCTCCGAGGAAGAAGAGCTGCCCGTGTTCTCCAACGAGGAGGCCATCGAGTAGTCGGTGGCAGACGATGTCGAGAGGGACTGCCCCGGCGACATCGAGAGGGACTGCCCGGGTGACGACGCCGGCTTGGAGGTCGGGCCCTCGAGCGCGCTCGCAGACACAGCAGGTTTCTTGGCTTTGCGCTTAGGCGCTGCCTGGCCGGACGGCTTGGACGAGGACTCGAGTCGCTTCTTGAGGTGTGTGTGCCAGACGTTCTTGATCTCGTTGTCCGTCCTCCCAGGCAGCCTGGCGGCAATGGTGGACCATCTGTT encodes the following:
- the LOC123141542 gene encoding transcription factor MYB30-like; this encodes MVRAPCCEKMGLKRGPWTAEEDMTLVAHIEQHGHSNWRALPKQAGLLRCGKSCRLRWINYLRPDIKRGNFTSEEEDAIIQLHAMLGNRWSTIAARLPGRTDNEIKNVWHTHLKKRLESSSKPSGQAAPKRKAKKPAVSASALEGPTSKPASSPGQSLSMSPGQSLSTSSATDYSMASSLENTGSSSSSEEFQIDDSFWSETLGMSVDNSGSGMEISDTFGVDSASPSSNDEMDFWVTLFMQAGDMQSLSQI